In Acidobacteriota bacterium, the DNA window CCGCGGTGCCTGCGGGACCGTCAGCCGGGGCAACGGACCTGATTGACAAGGCGTAATCACGTCCGGGATGGTACCTGAAATGGCTGGACGACTGAGGACTCGCACATGGTGCGCCACGCTGGCGCTGATCGTGGCATTGGGCGTCTCGGGAGGCATGGGTGCCCAACAAGGCGCCGATCGGTTCTGGGCGCAATGGCGTGGGCCCTTCGCCACGGGTGTGTCCCGCACCGCAACGCCGCCTGTCGAATGGAGCGAAACGAAGAACATCCGTTGGAAGGTGCCGATTGCCGGACGCAGTTCGTCCACTCCGGTGGTCTGGGGCGACCGGATCTTCCTGCTCACGGCGGTCGCGGCCGACCCCGCAACGGTGGCCGGCCTTGCGCCGCGTGGATCGGTCCCCTGTCCCCAGCCCCCACAAATTCATCGTCATGGCCATCGACCGGAAGACCGGCAAGACGGTCTGGGAACGCGTGGCGCGCGAAGAGACGCCCCACGAACGCCATCAGGAAAATGGCACGTGGGCTTCATCGTCGGCCGTGACTGATGGTGAGGTCGTGATCGCCACGTTCGAGTCGCGCGGGCTGCACGCCTACGACATGAACGGCACACGCGTATGGGAGAGGGATCTTGGCGACAAACGCATGCGGAGCCAGTTTGGCGAAGGCAGCACGCCGGCACTGCATGGCCGCTTCCTCGTGTGCGTTTGGGACCATCAGGGCGAGTCATTTATCGTCGCGCTCGACAAACGCACGGGTGCGGAAATCTGGCGGCAGCCACGAAAAGAGATCGACACCTGGGCCACGCCCCTCATCACCACGGTCAACGGCAAGGCGCAGGTCATCACCGGAGCGATGAATCAGATTCAGGCGTACGACCTCGAAACGGGCACGCCGATCTGGAATACCACTGGACTCACGATGAACCCCATTCCGTCGCCGGTGGTCGAGGACGGCCTGGCGATTCTGATGAGCGGCTTCCGGGGCAACAGCCTGAAAGCCATCAAGCTCGCGGACGCGAAGGGTGACATCACGGGCACGCCTGCGGTGGCGTGGACCTACGAGCGCGACACGCCATACGTGCCGTCGCCACTCCTCTATGACGGCGTGCTGTATTTTCTGAAGAGCAACAACGGCATCCTGTCGGTGTTCGACGCGAAGACCGGCAAGCCTCACTACACGTTGCAGCGACTGGACGCCACGCCGAATGTGTTTGCGTCTCCGGTCGGCGCCGCCGGTCGCGTCTACATCGTGGGCCGCGATGGCGCCACGGTGGTTCTGAAACACGGGCCCACCTTCGAGGTGCTCGCTACCAACACACTGGACGATGGGTTTGATGCGTCGCCGGCGCTCGTGGACGGCGAGCTGTTGCTGAAGGGCTATCGGTACCTGTACAGCAT includes these proteins:
- a CDS encoding PQQ-binding-like beta-propeller repeat protein, with the protein product MAIDRKTGKTVWERVAREETPHERHQENGTWASSSAVTDGEVVIATFESRGLHAYDMNGTRVWERDLGDKRMRSQFGEGSTPALHGRFLVCVWDHQGESFIVALDKRTGAEIWRQPRKEIDTWATPLITTVNGKAQVITGAMNQIQAYDLETGTPIWNTTGLTMNPIPSPVVEDGLAILMSGFRGNSLKAIKLADAKGDITGTPAVAWTYERDTPYVPSPLLYDGVLYFLKSNNGILSVFDAKTGKPHYTLQRLDATPNVFASPVGAAGRVYIVGRDGATVVLKHGPTFEVLATNTLDDGFDASPALVDGELLLKGYRYLYSISNQ